CGATCTCCCCGCGCTGGCGCCGCCTACGGCCATCGACGCCTCTTGTCCTCGACGACACCGACATCTTCGATGACTTCGCCGAagccgacgacgacgacgacgacggcgacacCTTTGGCCTCATCGACTGGCGCGCCCTCACCAATACCCTCTCCCGCATCCTCTCCGGCCACCCGGGACCCTTCCGCTGCGTTCACCTCACCACGGCTTGCAACTACGCGTCCGCTCGCGGCGGCAGTGCGCTCGTCCGCTGGCTCCACCTCTTCGCCGCCAAGTCTATCCAGGAGCTCGTCCTCATCAACTTCCCCAACTGGCCCTTCAAGAACACCCTCCCTGCGGAGGTCCTCCGCGTCGCCTCCCTCCGCCGCCTGTACCTCGGCCTCTGGGACAAGTTCCCGGACACAAATGACCTTCCGAGCGGCGCCCACGTCTTCCCGCACCTTGCCGAGCTCGGCTTCTGCAAAACCGACATCAAGACCAAGGACCTCGACcgccttcttcagtgcagccCCGTCCTGGAGAAGCTCGCGCTCATCCTCTGCTACGACACGCCGCGCAACGTCCGCGtccgcagccgcagcctccgctgTGTGCTCTTCTGGATGTCCCTCGCGGACGCGCTAGCCGTGGTCGTCGCCCCGTGTCTCGAGCGCCTCATCCTGTGGAACGACTGCCCTGGTGCCTGGCTCGGCAAGGACTTTCGCACCAGAGTCAAGATTGGCTACGCGCCGGAGCTCAAGGTGCTCGGCTACTTGGAGCCAAGCTTTCATGTGCTCGAGATCGGCAACACCGTCATCGAGGTTAGCTAGCTTCGTTCCTTTAATGGACTTATCATGTTTACTCCTAGCTATTTGCATATGCACTGATCCACATATTTATGATTGGTACTGAATTGCACACAAATTGCAGTTTGGCACAAGGCCCAGCCCCACGACCACCATTCCAAGTCTCAAGATCCTGGCGTTAAGGGTGCGATTTGGAGTGCGCAAAGAGGCTAAGGTGCTGCCTACCTTCCTCAGATGCTTCCCCAATGTCGAAACATTGCATGTCATGGTGAGATTCCATTTACAATCTCCTCATTTAGCATTTTACACCGTCTCAACTTATTATCTGATGATTGTGTCCGCGCCGTCTGGTTGATCTGATCCAACTAGTTAAATGCTGATTCTGCAGTCTGCTGAAGCTGATGAGCCCACTGGCAAGCTGAATTTCAAGTTCTGGCATGATGTCGGACCCATCGAATGCCTGCAGTCACACACCAAGAAGGTGGTGTTCAAGAACTTCCGAGGGAACCGGAGCGAGGTCGTGTTCCTCAGGTTCGTCGTGGAGAGAGCACAGCTTCTGCAAAAAATGGTGGTCGTGTTGGCAGATGGAGACCCTGCTTCAGAGGAGAGGGTGGCGGCCAAGCTGAAAACTTTGGCTTGCAGCACCAAGCGTGCCAGCAGAGACTCGAAATTCTCAATCTTGGTGCGCAGCAGTGGGGGCAGTGATTGGAGCTTCCGCGCAGCGTCCAATCTCTCCAAGAGTGACCCATTTGATAGCTGAAGCTGATCAAGGTGCTATCTGTAGCTGATATGTTTCGATCGTGATACATCATTGCCATTTCTTTTGCTAAGCTAGCAACATACTTTGCTTGTTTGAGTATCGCCTATCCGCTGGCAAGAGCGCTTATTTAGACTATGAATTCTTGGCTTATGTTTTGTCTTGATGGTAGTAGAGTTTTCTGGTCCAGCAGCTAGATGGTCAGTAGTCCATGCAATGTCTGGTCCTGCTGAATTGTACCCAACTGGCTAAATTGCAGACATTTGTGTGTTTCATGTGATTCTGTGtgcccattttctcgtgaatTCGTTTCATTTTGTGTGCTGCATTGTTGGTTGAAATGTGTTACTGTATTTCTTTCTTGTGCCGATTAGTACAGGTGATATTTGCAAATTTGCACAATCTAGTAGTAATAATTTTCTGCAATGATGATCCATTGAAGCATACTATGTATTGTATCATCATGTGATTTGTCAGTTTGTGATTATCCGCGGCGTTTGGTATTGCCGGCATTTAATGATCGAATTGAAGAATGAAGGTGCATATGCTCTACCGGATGTGCTGTAAGCCAGAAGCTTCTGAAAGACTGAAAGGTTGAGCTGATGAACTTATGTTGAAGGTGCATCCGTGCATGTAGTCACCGGAATTAAAGAACTTATGTTGGTGTTGCCACTGAAAGGTTGAGCTGACGGCACAAACTAGTTCGCTTTTCGTTAATTGCAATAATGAATCTTGTTGATTCCTTCCGTTTTTGGAGGTAATCATGAATCGTGTTAATTCCTTTTGTTTCTGGAAGTAACCATGAAGGTGAAGGTAAGCCATGCTTGAGTGTTGCTGGCTTATTTGTTGCCAAAATTCGATAGTGTATGCGATTGACCTGAGGTCATAGAGCAAATGAGGCTCGAGTGCGATTTAATTTGCTGCTTCTTAATCACTAAAATGATTGCCTGGTTTGGGTTTTGTATATGTGGTTAGGCATAAATTGATGCAAAATAAGACTCGCCTGTTAGCATTTCGGTCACTCCCAAGTGGCACCAGTCACATTCCAGTATAGTTTGGCAGAAAACCTGATGCGGCAAACCTACAGCAAACTAAACCGCCACCGCGTCCTCCATCCCACCACCGTCAGTGATGCCAGGCCCAAGCCGTCGCCCCTCATCCGAGCGGCGCCTGCCCATTGAAGCTCTCATGTCCACCGTCCTCACCTGCCTCCCCGATCCTCCTTTCTCCGCCGCCCGTGGgacccgctccctctccgccccATCCCCATCCTCCTCCGGCGGCGCCGCGGAGGACCGCATCAGCCGCCTACCGGACGCACTACTCTCCAACATCGTCTCCCGCCTCCCCGCCAAGGACGCCGCCCGCACCGCCACGCTCTCCCCGCGCTGGCGCCGCCTCTGGGCCTCCACGCCGCTCGTCCTCGAGGACACCGACCTCCtcagcctccccggcaacgacgatT
The Aegilops tauschii subsp. strangulata cultivar AL8/78 chromosome 3, Aet v6.0, whole genome shotgun sequence genome window above contains:
- the LOC109766068 gene encoding F-box/FBD/LRR-repeat protein At5g22660-like; amino-acid sequence: MPATMAGIMRAILACVPAAPSSTGDGSLSAAFSSTCPGGGGEDRISRLPDALLADIVSRLPVKEAARTAAISPRWRRLRPSTPLVLDDTDIFDDFAEADDDDDDGDTFGLIDWRALTNTLSRILSGHPGPFRCVHLTTACNYASARGGSALVRWLHLFAAKSIQELVLINFPNWPFKNTLPAEVLRVASLRRLYLGLWDKFPDTNDLPSGAHVFPHLAELGFCKTDIKTKDLDRLLQCSPVLEKLALILCYDTPRNVRVRSRSLRCVLFWMSLADALAVVVAPCLERLILWNDCPGAWLGKDFRTRVKIGYAPELKVLGYLEPSFHVLEIGNTVIEFGTRPSPTTTIPSLKILALRVRFGVRKEAKVLPTFLRCFPNVETLHVMSAEADEPTGKLNFKFWHDVGPIECLQSHTKKVVFKNFRGNRSEVVFLRFVVERAQLLQKMVVVLADGDPASEERVAAKLKTLACSTKRASRDSKFSILVRSSGGSDWSFRAASNLSKSDPFDS